One genomic window of Aquificaceae bacterium includes the following:
- the amrB gene encoding AmmeMemoRadiSam system protein B gives MKPRVRALEVVPHDGAFWLRDPLGISGGLLVSYHALLLLSLMDGSRELADIRAEFFRQTGVLISEQELLEFIQTLERSLLLDGVGFRRAVDSLRREIFGRGIRPMSHVGEVYPADMEECRGFLTGGEREKREMLGLMAPHMDIRVAKETYWEAYGRIRADKRLVIILGVSHYWHEMPFSALPLHMETPFGLLHTRKDLIEKLQKFYNFDITYDLLSYRQEHSIEFASVYVKMLLPEAEALALIISYGEKEFLKGLAENLLRIVDRELPHTLIISSVDLSHVGRKFGDPESYDPSFRDREYLGLLQDIRAEDAFELLKSTNNPTRIDGHYANLVFSHMLRKAGLQKGELFDYRAYYEEPTDSIVSYASMGF, from the coding sequence ATGAAGCCCAGAGTCAGAGCACTGGAAGTTGTTCCCCATGATGGAGCTTTCTGGCTGAGAGACCCGCTGGGTATATCCGGAGGTCTTCTTGTATCTTACCATGCCCTGCTTCTGCTTTCCCTAATGGATGGCTCAAGGGAGCTTGCAGACATAAGGGCTGAGTTTTTCAGGCAGACGGGCGTGCTCATCAGCGAGCAGGAGCTTCTTGAGTTTATACAGACTCTCGAAAGAAGTCTACTTCTGGATGGGGTTGGATTCAGGAGGGCTGTTGATTCTCTTCGTAGGGAGATTTTCGGGAGAGGTATAAGGCCAATGTCCCATGTGGGCGAGGTCTACCCTGCAGATATGGAAGAGTGCAGAGGGTTTCTAACGGGAGGAGAAAGGGAAAAGAGGGAAATGCTGGGTCTTATGGCGCCTCATATGGACATAAGAGTTGCAAAGGAAACTTACTGGGAAGCTTACGGAAGGATCAGGGCTGATAAGAGACTGGTGATAATACTGGGTGTATCTCACTACTGGCACGAGATGCCCTTCTCTGCGCTGCCTTTACATATGGAGACCCCTTTCGGACTTCTCCATACGAGAAAAGACCTCATTGAAAAACTGCAGAAATTTTACAACTTTGACATAACCTATGACCTTCTCTCTTACAGGCAGGAACACTCCATAGAGTTTGCATCAGTTTATGTAAAGATGCTCCTTCCAGAGGCAGAGGCGTTAGCCCTGATTATCTCCTACGGTGAAAAGGAATTTTTGAAGGGGCTTGCAGAAAACCTCCTCAGGATAGTAGACAGAGAACTTCCACATACGCTCATTATCTCAAGCGTTGACCTGAGCCACGTGGGAAGAAAGTTTGGAGACCCAGAGAGCTATGACCCCTCCTTCAGGGACAGGGAATACCTTGGACTTTTGCAGGATATCAGGGCTGAGGATGCCTTTGAACTGCTCAAGAGCACCAACAACCCCACTCGTATAGACGGACATTATGCAAACCTGGTTTTTTCACACATGCTCAGAAAAGCAGGGCTTCAGAAGGGTGAGCTTTTTGACTACAGGGCATACTACGAAGAGCCCACAGATTCCATAGTTTCCTATGCCAGTATGGGTTTTTAG
- a CDS encoding M67 family metallopeptidase, protein MLRIKGSALQKIIAQAERDYPYETCGLLLGKVEGDMRTVFGAFETPNANPDRKEDRYEIAPQDYLKAEKKAREFGLEIVGVYHSHPDHPDRPSQFDEERAFEGFSYIILSVSKGKVVSYRSWEMLDGKFREEEIFIFG, encoded by the coding sequence ATGCTCAGGATTAAGGGCTCCGCACTGCAGAAGATAATAGCACAGGCGGAGAGGGACTATCCCTATGAGACGTGTGGGCTTCTTCTTGGTAAGGTGGAGGGGGATATGCGAACTGTCTTCGGTGCCTTTGAAACACCCAACGCAAACCCTGACAGGAAGGAAGACCGATATGAGATAGCACCCCAGGACTACCTGAAGGCGGAGAAAAAGGCAAGAGAGTTCGGACTTGAGATAGTTGGCGTTTACCATTCCCATCCGGACCATCCAGACAGGCCCTCTCAGTTTGATGAAGAGAGGGCTTTTGAGGGCTTTTCATACATAATACTCTCTGTGAGCAAGGGCAAGGTGGTTTCTTACAGAAGCTGGGAAATGCTTGACGGAAAGTTCAGGGAAGAAGAGATTTTCATATTCGGATGA
- the mnmH gene encoding tRNA 2-selenouridine(34) synthase MnmH → MDIKPEQIYSLEDRVLVDIRSPSEYEEFHIPGAVNLPLFEDEEKKLIGLVYRSEGVEKAKNLGYEIAGSKLEVLLRRFRELKERHGHVVVYCWRGGLRSQELCRFLSSVGLEVLRLAGGYRAYREFILRDMERLLENKKFVVLTGRTGVGKTLLLRRLKKDGYPVIDLEGLAKDRGSAFGRVGIGERVSQKMFDALLYESLRKISSDLIFTEDESRVIGNIHLPQAFWKKKEEGIYVEVHASHERRVKTLVEEYTGFDGWQEEARRSLLKIRKYLGEGKYSIALEILEKNMAEDLAEFLIREYYDRTYKLHKNTLFRLDCNDLEKCYENLKELYSCLLKEGVAPEPCR, encoded by the coding sequence ATGGACATTAAGCCGGAGCAGATATACAGCCTTGAAGATAGAGTGCTTGTGGACATAAGAAGTCCCTCTGAGTATGAGGAGTTTCACATACCGGGTGCTGTTAACCTGCCCCTCTTTGAAGATGAAGAAAAAAAGCTCATAGGGCTCGTATACAGAAGTGAAGGGGTGGAGAAGGCTAAAAATCTTGGATATGAGATAGCAGGCTCAAAGCTGGAAGTTCTATTAAGAAGGTTCAGGGAACTAAAGGAAAGGCACGGGCATGTGGTGGTCTACTGCTGGAGGGGTGGATTGAGAAGTCAGGAGCTTTGCAGGTTTCTCAGCTCAGTGGGCCTGGAAGTTCTCAGGCTGGCAGGAGGCTACAGGGCATACAGGGAGTTTATACTGAGGGATATGGAAAGGCTGTTAGAAAACAAGAAGTTTGTGGTGCTTACTGGCAGGACAGGGGTGGGGAAAACGCTCCTGTTGAGAAGACTGAAAAAGGATGGCTACCCTGTTATTGACCTTGAAGGGCTTGCAAAAGACAGAGGCTCAGCCTTCGGAAGGGTGGGCATAGGAGAAAGGGTCAGTCAGAAGATGTTTGATGCCCTGCTTTATGAGAGCCTTCGCAAGATTAGCTCAGACCTCATCTTCACCGAGGATGAGAGCAGAGTAATAGGCAACATACATCTTCCACAGGCTTTCTGGAAGAAGAAGGAAGAGGGCATATACGTAGAGGTTCATGCCTCACATGAAAGGAGAGTTAAAACCCTTGTGGAGGAGTATACCGGCTTTGATGGTTGGCAGGAAGAGGCAAGAAGGTCTCTTCTCAAGATAAGGAAATACCTTGGAGAGGGTAAATACTCAATAGCTCTCGAGATACTGGAAAAAAATATGGCAGAAGACCTTGCAGAGTTTCTCATAAGGGAATACTACGACAGAACTTACAAACTTCACAAAAATACCCTTTTCAGGCTTGATTGTAATGACTTGGAGAAGTGCTATGAGAATCTGAAGGAGCTATATTCATGCCTTCTTAAGGAAGGGGTAGCTCCTGAGCCTTGCAGGTAG
- a CDS encoding glycosyltransferase family 39 protein, whose protein sequence is MFLVFILLALLSLLPNLHRYTFKNEESLRTQIAFEMWHSGHYLQPTLFGEPYFNKPPLFNWLIVLYSHIIPWSELTARAVSLTSLTLLTLLVGVFSYYLFKNIRLSLLSSLILLTSGNILFFYGYLAEIDITFSLFVFLGMFFLYLWWERASFMFALSAGLVFGISFMLKGLPAYAFMGISMISFALYRRDIRYLMGKGAIAIYLFSLIVPALWLVQLAEPVEYIKSLWRESFSRVGGEFSRLSHMLFYPLINFKDLLPWSLLFLLSLWYGRKELTFPSQIQLLTLLFLLNYLPYWISDSSGRYIMPLYPLLAIIFSYYTYRALSSELFKRLLLFTLVSVILLRLLYGIFFFPYAENRESSRKRIAESMAGYVSMRSSIACQCQEEKSVCLYLGIWKGEPLRLLTKTRDPEYSVTCGEHMGILIAEYRLRGRTIRLEKLKHSLSAALNY, encoded by the coding sequence ATGTTTTTAGTCTTTATCCTGCTTGCTCTCCTGAGCCTTCTGCCAAACCTCCACAGATATACCTTTAAGAACGAAGAGTCTCTACGCACGCAGATTGCCTTTGAGATGTGGCATTCCGGACATTACCTTCAGCCTACACTTTTTGGCGAGCCTTACTTTAACAAGCCCCCTCTTTTTAACTGGCTTATAGTTCTTTACTCCCATATAATCCCCTGGAGTGAGCTGACAGCTAGAGCTGTAAGCCTTACCTCCCTCACTCTCTTAACGCTGCTTGTGGGGGTTTTTTCCTACTACCTTTTCAAAAACATAAGGCTTTCCCTTCTCTCTTCCCTCATATTACTGACCTCTGGAAACATTCTTTTCTTTTACGGATATCTTGCGGAGATTGACATTACCTTCAGCCTTTTTGTTTTTCTCGGCATGTTTTTTCTCTACCTGTGGTGGGAAAGGGCTTCCTTTATGTTTGCCCTTTCTGCAGGTCTTGTTTTTGGTATCTCCTTTATGTTAAAGGGGCTGCCCGCCTACGCCTTTATGGGTATATCCATGATATCCTTTGCTCTCTACCGCAGGGATATAAGATACTTGATGGGAAAGGGGGCAATAGCCATATATCTTTTCTCTCTGATAGTCCCCGCCCTCTGGCTGGTTCAGCTTGCAGAGCCAGTGGAATACATAAAAAGCCTCTGGAGGGAGAGCTTTAGCAGAGTGGGGGGTGAGTTTTCACGGCTAAGCCACATGCTTTTCTACCCCCTGATAAACTTCAAAGACCTTCTTCCGTGGAGCCTTCTGTTCTTGCTTTCCCTGTGGTATGGCAGAAAGGAGCTCACCTTTCCCTCTCAGATCCAGCTTCTCACCCTCCTTTTCTTGCTTAACTACCTTCCATACTGGATATCCGACTCTTCAGGAAGATACATAATGCCCCTTTATCCGCTTCTGGCAATAATTTTTTCCTACTACACATACAGGGCACTCAGCTCTGAGCTATTTAAAAGACTTCTGCTCTTTACTCTGGTCTCTGTAATACTTCTCAGGCTTCTTTATGGAATTTTCTTCTTTCCCTACGCAGAGAATAGGGAGAGCTCAAGGAAGAGGATAGCAGAGAGTATGGCAGGATATGTAAGCATGAGAAGCTCCATAGCTTGCCAATGCCAGGAAGAAAAGTCAGTGTGTCTATACCTGGGCATATGGAAGGGTGAGCCTCTCAGGTTGCTCACAAAAACCAGGGACCCTGAATACTCCGTCACGTGCGGGGAGCATATGGGCATTCTTATTGCAGAATACAGGCTTAGGGGAAGGACCATAAGACTTGAAAAACTCAAACACTCTCTTTCGGCTGCGTTAAATTATTAA
- a CDS encoding DUF503 domain-containing protein, which translates to MVLGLLRVELFFPENGSLKEKRHHLRSIKDRVRSSFNVSVAEVDHHDLWQRSSLAFACLAFERSIAEDTLMGVKKLLERHYPEFIVDLKTEYLKF; encoded by the coding sequence ATGGTGCTTGGTTTGCTGAGGGTAGAGCTCTTCTTCCCTGAAAATGGGTCTCTCAAGGAGAAAAGGCATCACCTCAGGTCCATAAAGGACAGGGTCAGGTCTTCTTTTAACGTATCCGTTGCAGAGGTGGACCATCATGACCTCTGGCAGAGGTCAAGTCTTGCCTTTGCATGCCTTGCCTTTGAAAGGTCTATAGCGGAGGATACTCTTATGGGAGTAAAGAAGCTTCTTGAAAGACACTACCCTGAATTCATAGTGGACTTGAAAACCGAGTATCTGAAGTTCTAA
- a CDS encoding tRNA (adenine-N1)-methyltransferase: MTFREGDYVLLVHEERRYLRLLTKGLSLSFREKSVRFEDLLGKSPGEVVNGFCLLAPALEDIILLGFQRKTQIVYPKDSFYIAFRLGLSEEKRLLEFGVGSGASTAVFSQLAGEVWAYEVREDFYRLARKNWERFGLCKNVRIENLDFMLAELEEEFFDAVFVDVKDPVQYVQKVWKVLKPGAPLAAILPTANQVGALLRVMQSLFCNLEVLEILHRPYKANPERLRPQDTMVAHTGYLLFARKRI; encoded by the coding sequence ATGACCTTCAGGGAAGGCGACTATGTTCTACTTGTTCACGAAGAGAGGAGGTATCTGAGACTTCTCACAAAGGGCTTAAGTCTGAGCTTCAGGGAAAAGAGCGTGAGATTTGAAGACCTTCTGGGAAAGAGCCCAGGTGAGGTAGTTAACGGCTTCTGCCTTCTTGCCCCTGCTCTTGAGGACATAATACTTCTTGGCTTTCAGAGAAAAACTCAGATAGTGTATCCCAAGGACAGCTTTTACATAGCCTTCAGGCTAGGACTCTCAGAGGAGAAGAGACTTCTTGAGTTTGGCGTGGGAAGTGGTGCATCTACTGCGGTCTTTTCTCAGCTTGCCGGTGAGGTATGGGCTTATGAGGTAAGGGAGGACTTTTACAGGCTTGCAAGGAAAAACTGGGAAAGGTTTGGTCTCTGTAAAAATGTGAGGATTGAAAACCTTGACTTTATGCTTGCAGAGCTTGAAGAAGAGTTTTTTGACGCAGTCTTTGTGGATGTTAAAGACCCAGTTCAGTACGTGCAGAAGGTCTGGAAGGTTCTCAAGCCAGGTGCCCCCCTTGCAGCCATTCTGCCTACAGCCAATCAGGTAGGTGCTCTCCTGAGAGTCATGCAAAGCTTATTCTGCAATCTTGAGGTCTTAGAAATACTTCACAGACCTTACAAAGCAAATCCCGAAAGGCTGAGACCTCAGGATACCATGGTTGCACACACTGGCTATCTCCTCTTTGCAAGAAAAAGGATATAG
- the asd gene encoding aspartate-semialdehyde dehydrogenase, producing MGYRVAVVGATGEVGRAFLRVLEERDFPVDELLLFASERSEGLELSFRGEKLKVQALNKRSDFRGIDIALFSAGSSISREYAPRFASDGAVVIDNSSAWRLEPDVPLVVPEVNPDDIKEHRGIIANPNCSTIQMLVALKPIYDVAGIEAIVVSTYQSVSGAGAKAIRELQEQTRAWCEGRELPPAKALPKRIAFNVVPQIDLFTENGYTKEELKMLNETRKILHDPHIRVSATCVRVPVLYGHSEAVSLKLKSELSPEAAREILRGAKGVVLMDSPEKGEYPLPVDVAGRDEVFVGRIRKDMVFEPGLSLWVVADNIRKGAATNAVQIAELLTQYAMV from the coding sequence ATGGGATATAGGGTAGCTGTAGTTGGTGCCACGGGTGAGGTAGGAAGGGCTTTTCTCAGGGTTCTGGAAGAGCGGGACTTTCCGGTGGATGAGCTCCTGCTCTTTGCCTCAGAAAGGTCTGAAGGGCTTGAGCTAAGCTTCAGGGGTGAAAAGCTCAAGGTTCAGGCTCTAAACAAAAGGTCAGACTTCAGAGGGATAGATATAGCCCTTTTCTCTGCTGGCTCTTCCATAAGCAGGGAGTATGCTCCGAGGTTTGCCTCCGACGGTGCTGTGGTCATAGACAACTCTTCCGCATGGAGGCTTGAGCCGGATGTGCCCCTTGTGGTGCCAGAGGTAAACCCTGATGACATAAAGGAGCACAGGGGTATAATAGCCAACCCCAACTGCTCCACCATACAGATGCTGGTTGCCCTCAAGCCCATATACGATGTGGCAGGCATTGAGGCTATTGTGGTCTCCACCTATCAGTCTGTGTCCGGTGCAGGTGCAAAGGCAATAAGGGAGCTTCAGGAACAGACCAGAGCATGGTGTGAAGGCAGAGAACTCCCCCCAGCAAAGGCACTGCCCAAGAGAATCGCCTTCAACGTGGTGCCCCAGATAGACCTCTTTACGGAAAACGGATACACGAAGGAAGAGCTCAAGATGCTCAACGAAACCAGAAAGATACTCCATGACCCTCATATAAGGGTATCCGCAACCTGCGTGAGGGTTCCAGTCCTTTACGGACACTCTGAGGCTGTAAGCCTTAAGCTGAAGTCCGAGCTTTCTCCAGAGGCTGCGAGGGAAATTCTCAGAGGGGCTAAGGGGGTAGTGCTCATGGACAGCCCCGAGAAGGGTGAATACCCCTTACCGGTTGATGTGGCAGGAAGGGATGAAGTCTTTGTGGGAAGAATAAGAAAGGACATGGTCTTTGAACCAGGACTTTCCCTATGGGTTGTGGCGGACAACATACGAAAGGGTGCGGCTACCAACGCGGTTCAGATAGCAGAACTTCTCACCCAGTATGCAATGGTGTGA